A genomic segment from Danio aesculapii chromosome 17, fDanAes4.1, whole genome shotgun sequence encodes:
- the LOC130244830 gene encoding interferon-induced protein with tetratricopeptide repeats 1-like has product MDSLLKGKLEKLECHFTWDLGQHQNELQGIKRKMDHADLQKITFPVHFYNLLGFIQKSLGSGREALESLQKAKSVIQEQGTEETAVRLQVNKANLAWVHFHLGELEKSRGYLEELEDLQRIHPAPPGCPLHPEVSGEKGWALAKFNMSKKRQAIDNFKMALEAEPERKEWHKGLAAAMNRAFIYTELTPELKAEILEKVKKAAEMDPNDLFLQSLYVLKKSEVQGENVDEEIQSLLEKFISTANLVGLPLIIEYFKGISYGRAIEVVQRFQEIFPSSSTLLRILANLYKWKVFSMKEDSMERQIWVQKSIELYEEVVVHYPDCVKGRLDLASLYCYAHNTKKAEEIYQQLLSEDNTLPPHTKQLLYYSYACYLHHTRQFRDKSINFHMKAAEIQNNSYYKDKSIMILQKTVQNGNNSRCGEIERFLKNVLKEE; this is encoded by the exons ATGGA TTCTTTACTGAAAGGCAAGCTTGAGAAGTTGGAATGCCACTTCACCTGGGATCTGGGGCAACATCAAAATGAGCTCCAGGGGATAAAGAGAAAAATGGACCATGCTGACCTGCAAAAAATCACTTTTCCAGTCCACTTTTACAACCTGCTGGGCTTCATCCAAAAGAGTCTTGGCTCAGGCAGAGAGGCGCTGGAGTCCCTACAGAAAGCAAAAAGTGTGATCCAGGAGCAGGGAACAGAAGAGACTGCAGTCCGGCTGCAGGTCAACAAAGCTAACCTTGCTTGGGTCCACTTCCATTTGGGAGAGCTGGAGAAGAGCAGAGGATACCTAGAAGAGCTGGAGGATCTTCAGAGAATTCATCCTGCTCCACCTGGATGCCCTTTACACCCTGAAGTGAGTGGAGAAAAGGGCTGGGCGCTGGCGAAGTTTAACATGTCCAAGAAGCGCCAGGCCATTGATAACTTTAAGATGGCTTTAGAAGCTGAACCTGAAAGGAAGGAATGGCACAAAGGTCTTGCCGCAGCCATGAATAGGGCCTTTATTTATACTGAACTCACTCCAGAGCTGAAGGCTGAGATTCTAGAGAAGGTGAAAAAGGCAGCAGAGATGGACCCAAATGATCTGTTCCTTCAATCTCTCTATGTCTTAAAAAAGTCTGAGGTTCAGGGAGAAAATGTTGATGAGGAGATTCAGAGTTTGCTGGAGAAATTCATTAGCACTGCTAACTTGGTTGGTCTGCCTCtcattattgaatattttaaggGTATTTCTTATGGGAGAGCAATTGAAGTGGTACAGAGGTTTCAGGAAATATTTCCCAGTTCTTCGACACTTTTGAGAATTCTTGCAAATTTATATAAATGGAAAGTGTTCTCCATGAAGGAGGACAGCATGGAAAGGCAGATTTGGGTTCAGAAATCCATTGAGCTATATGAAGAGGTTGTCGTACATTACCCAGATTGCGTGAAAGGAAGGTTAGACCTCGCATCACTGTACTGTTACGCACACAACACCAAAAAAGCAGAGGAGATTTACCAGCAGCTCCTGTCAGAGGACAATACTCTCCCTCCTCACACCAAACAGTTGTTGTACTATAGTTACGCCTGTTATTTACATCATACTAGACAGTTTAGAGACAAATCAATCAACTTCCACATGAAAGCAGCAGAAATCCAAAACAATTCATATTACAAAGACAAAAGCATTATGATTCTTCAAAAAACAGTGCAGAATGGCAATAACTCTCGATGTGGGGAGATTGAAAGATTTCTGAAGAATGTTCTCAAAGAGGAGTAA
- the slc16a12a gene encoding LOW QUALITY PROTEIN: monocarboxylate transporter 12 (The sequence of the model RefSeq protein was modified relative to this genomic sequence to represent the inferred CDS: inserted 1 base in 1 codon), producing MNTRSNRNMREKQRVNTSRTEPGRAKPAETGQKRKQEAERSEAMKERMKRGRLEMGEKNPCSAAAPDGGWGWMIVAGCFLTTVCTRAVTRCVSIFFVEFQLYFSRDYSATAWIHSLLDCTTMLCAPLGSYIGNRLSSRIAIMIGGLLSSAGLLLSSLATSVEFLYLTLGVLTGVGFALSYTPAIAMVGSYFRQRKALAYGIAMSGSGIGTFILAPAVQLLIEFFSWRGALLILAGLVSHLCVCGALMRPLESQRGRQNKMDLENGKTVDLLNVKLAYVELSGSMEVTHALVKEMEKKEPSENMLRNGKGWIEADDMKQSHSDEEENHGQDLFENPKTVNKWSEEPGTISIPALVQSSGLSLDNLLKNQKNITFPESKSEGNNNQSTVAKXKVVKAKLLKESKENVWSVLRKTVLKEYSFLLIPDFLLLLVSFLFLAYGCSVPFVYLVPYSLSAGVSPQQAALVMSILGVSGIIGTITFGWIADRKCLRPYRVVSYMLAVGSEGLSCLFLPLLSGFSLLVPFSLIYGYFDGAYVALIPVVTSDTVSSTQLTSALGVVYFLHAIPYLISPPIGGWLVDQTGSYTATFILSGVSLICSAVILAAVKVIFRCTRGSSCLK from the exons AGGGAGAGCAAAACCAGCTGAAACTGGACAGAAAAGGAAACAAGAGGCTGAAAGGAGCGAGGCGATGAAGGAGAGGATGAAGAGAGGAAGACTAGAGATGGGTGAAAAAAACCCATGTTCAGCGGCAGCGCCGGATGGCGGATGGGGCTGGATGATCGTGGCCGGATGTTTCCTCACCACTGTTTGCACACGTGCGGTTACTAG GTGTGTTTCCATATTTTTTGTGGAATTTCAGTTATATTTTTCCAGAGATTATTCTGCAACTGCATGGATACACTCTCTGCTGGACTGTACTACAATGTTGTGTG CACCGCTGGGTAGTTATATCGGGAACCGGCTCTCTTCACGTATAGCTATCATGATTGGTGGGCTTCTCTCCTCTGCTGGCCTTCTGCTCAGCTCATTGGCCACTAGCGTGGAGTTCCTGTATCTCACACTGGGTGTTCTTACAG GTGTGGGGTTTGCTCTCAGCTACACTCCTGCAATCGCCATGGTGGGCTCCTACTTCCGCCAGAGGAAAGCGTTGGCCTATGGGATCGCCATGTCTGGCAGCGGCATTGGGACATTCATTCTAGCACCGGCTGTGCAACTCCTCATCGAGTTCTTCTCTTGGAGGGGCGCACTGCTCATTTTGGCGGGTCTGGTGTCCCATTTGTGTGTCTGTGGAGCTCTTATGAGGCCATTAGAGAGCCAAAGAGGAAGGCAGAACAAGATGGACTTGGAGAATGGCAAAACAGTTGATTTGTTAAACGTGAAACTTGCTTATGTGGAGTTGAGTGGATCGATGGAGGTGACGCATGCATTGGTGAAAGAGATGGAGAAAAAAGAACCATCTGAGAACATGCTGAGGAATGGAAAAGGATGGATTGAGGCTGATGATATGAAGCAGTCACACTCAGATGAGGAAGAAAATCATGGACAGGATCTTTTTGAGAACCCTAAAACTGTGAACAAATGGAGTGAAGAACCAGGAACCATCTCAATCCCCGCTTTAGTACAATCAAGTGGCTTGTCATTAGATAATTTGCTCAAAAACCAGAAGAACATAACTTTCCCAGAATCAAAATCTGAAGGAAACAATAACCAAAGCACTGTGGCTA TCAAAGTGGTAAAAGCCAAATTACTGAAGGAATCCAAGGAAAATGTATGGTCTGTCTTAAGGAAAACCGTACTGAAAGAATATTCTTTCCTGTTGATACCAGACTTTCTGTTGCTGTTGGTGTCCTTCCTGTTTCTTGCCTATGGTTGCAGTGTGCCGTTTGTCTATCTTGTGCCATATTCACTGAGCGCAGGTGTCAGCCCTCAACAGGCTGCATTAGTCATGTCCATACTTGGAGTGTCGGGGATCATCGGTACGATCACTTTCGGATGGATTGCAGATCGAAA gtgTTTGAGGCCCTACAGGGTGGTGAGTTACATGCTGGCTGTGGGGTCAGAAGGGCTGAGCTGTCTCTTTCTGCCTCTGCTGAGTGGATTTTCTCTGCTTGTCCCCTTTTCCCTCATCTACGGCTACTTTGACGGAGCTTATGTGGCTCTTATTCCGGTGGTGACCTCTGACACTGTCAGCTCCACCCAGCTGACCTCAGCTCTGGGAGTTGTTTACTTCCTCCATGCCATTCCCTACCTCATCAGCCCACCTATTGGAG GTTGGCTAGTGGATCAGACAGGCTCCTACACCGCTACATTCATCCTCAGTGGAGTCTCTCTGATCTGCAGCGCTGTGATTCTGGCTGCTGTGAAAGTGATTTTCCGCTGCACCAGAGGGAGCTCTTGCTTAAAATGA